A genomic window from Eleginops maclovinus isolate JMC-PN-2008 ecotype Puerto Natales chromosome 9, JC_Emac_rtc_rv5, whole genome shotgun sequence includes:
- the mpnd gene encoding MPN domain-containing protein — MDSEPPSSPQVVEDGGEEDEEELSGGEEADLRSSSGRGSLLTRRGITLRVLLKDGLVEPGDGVLAIHYLGKNFVGDLLNDGKIRWVETGQIFNSPSAWATHCKRLVNPAKKSGCGWASVRYRGQKLVQYKTTWLHKYQPSADLSLVSEEDDDEDEEEGKTAVQADEKNKNTKPGLNDLMVSRRSDRERIPVRYCTLGTRDAARDPHTLVELSAFSAINRFQPFNVAVSSNVLLLMDFHCHLTTSEVVGYLGGRWDTNTQLLTVLRAFPCRTRLADRESASAVEEEICQNLFMRGLSLVGWYHSHPRGPALPSLQDIDSQMDHQLRLQGSNNGFQPCLGIICGPYYHGNQGVASTITPFWVVPPPEQRPNDYGIPVAVEVTYVQDNFLTSDVLNEMMLLVDYYRTAPDIVHFNQYWCPDTTMMEKIKGSLSCHAPKDQAYSQILEHVYSQLSNIH, encoded by the exons ATGG acTCAGAGCCACCCAGCTCTCCACAGGTGGTGGAGgacggaggagaggaggatgaggaggagctGAGTGGAGGGGAGGAGGCAGACCTGAGGTCCAGCTCGGGCCGGGGCTCCCTGCTGACCCGGAGAGGCATCACCCTGAGAGTGCTGCTGAAGGACGGGCTGGTGGAGCCGGGCGACGGCGTGCTGGCTATCCACTACCTG GGTAAGAACTTTGTAGGAGACCTGTTGAATGATGGGAAAATCAGATGGGTGGAGACGGGCCAGATTTTTAACTCCCCCAGCGCCTGGGCCACACACTGCAAACGTCTGGTGAACCCGGCCAAGAAGTCGGGCTGCGGCTGGGCATCTGTCCGCTACCGGGGACAGAAGCTGGTCCAGTACAAAACCACATGGCTGCACAAGTACCAGCCCAGCGCAGACTTG AGCCTTGTGAGTGAGGAGGACGATGacgaggatgaagaggaagggaaGACGGCTGTGCAGGCAGatgagaagaacaagaacaccAAACCTGGATTAAACG ACCTGATGGTTTCACGGAGAAGCGACCGAGAGAGGATTCCTGTCAGATATTGCACCTTGGGCACCAGAGACGCTGCCAG AGATCCACACACACTCGTGGAGCTGTCAGCCTTCTCTGCCATCAACAGATTCCAGCCTTTCAATGTAGCCGTGTCCAGTAATGTACTGCTGCTAATG GACTTCCACTGTCACCTGACCACCAGCGAGGTGGTGGGATACCTCGGAGGACGATGGgatacaaatacacaat TGCTGACAGTCTTAAGAGCTTTCCCCTGCCGGACCAGGCTGGCAGACAGAGAGTCTGCTTCCGCTGTAGAGGAGGAG ATCTGTCAGAACCTGTTCATGCGCGGGCTGTCGTTGGTGGGCTGGTACCACAGTCACCCGCGGGGTCCGGCTCTGCCCTCGCTGCAGGACATCGACTCGCAGATGGACCATCAGCTGAGGCTGCAGGGCTCCAACAACGGCTTCCAGCCCTGCCTGGGCATCATCTGTG GACCGTATTATCACGGCAATCAAGGTGTGGCGTCCACAATTACTCCATTCTGGGTCGTACCACCGCCTGAG CAACGGCCCAATGACTACGGGATCCCAGTGGCCGTAGAGGTGACCTACGTTCAGGACAACTTCCTCACCAGCGACGTCCTGAATGAGATG ATGCTGCTGGTTGACTACTACAGGACAGCTCCCGACATTGTCCACTTTAACCAGTACTGGTGTCCTGATACCACCATGATGGAAAAAATCAAG GGCTCTCTGAGCTGCCACGCTCCCAAAGATCAGGCCTACTCTCAGATCTTAGAGCACGTCTACAGTCAGCTGAGCAACATCCACTGA
- the LOC134869387 gene encoding galectin-3-binding protein B-like, giving the protein MKENTFFLVCFLSLSVSLSAGQEEGSVRLVGGQDNAEGRVEIFLKGVWGTVCNSYWDITDAHVVCRQLHFPGAIEALTTPQFGTGKGKFLMNTVLCTGAEKSLLLCYYSAESPSHCGPSRQAGVRCLKEQINSDLNREYDFDHNTSLSHQLGELFDSGRDCDMNIRVVVHNNTSETICAHSLILSLNSQPDFSNLTIDTTSNCSEHANTFVRYFYTRQIKFTLSSTPCILKMAQDWGVTEVQKEAANLFRQFLPEDPTFQSQSSFYEYAVHIGDEALQEDCIRYLAWNCEALIQSPTWTNLSFALVKALLSRPDLVVRNETFILNGLERWSAAKGKATVPVDLLELIRFPLIPAEDLYTLSGSQYNALKLKGFQFNSLPLKTLLPILREDENVYIPRICMDNPWSTTFNHHKVKIYKDFGFYNRYGEKLNSLTSKIRSPVHNSAYFTSNYMVWKIRVYISLAECSRDGVTCPTLPAVSLKVEEKNQDLPREMAGKIQYSNSLIVLCEGAYVMDVHQFSNGNGENFVSVPRSADQVYPCHSDQFSYKVVIRPHYVTD; this is encoded by the exons atgaaagaaaatacgTTTTTCTTagtttgctttctttccttgAGCGTAAGCTTGTCTGCTG GTCAAGAGGAAGGATCTGTCAGGCTGGTTGGTGGTCAAGACAATGCTGAGGGCCGTGTGGAGATCTTTCTAAAGGGAGTCTGGGGAACTGTGTGTAATAGCTACTGGGACATAACTGACGCTCATGTCGTGTGTCGCCAGCTCCATTTCCCTGGTGCAATAGAAGCTCTAACTACACCTCAATTTGGCACCG GGAAAGGAAAATTCTTGATGAACACTGTGCTCTGTACTGGAGCAGAGAAGAGCCTGCTTCTATGTTATTATAGTGCAGAGTCCCCCTCGCACTGTGGTCCCTCTAGACAGGCTGGTGTTCGCTGCCTAAAAG AACAGATCAACAGCGATTTGAACCGTGAGTATGATTTTGACCACAACACGAGTCTCTCCCATCAGCTGGGGGAGTTGTTTGACAGCGGACGTGACTGTGACATGAACATCAGAGTGGTGGTGCACAACAACACCTCTGAGACGATCTGTGCTCACAGCCTCATCCTCTCTCTGAACTCACAGCCAGACTTCAGCAACCTCACCATTGATACCACTTCTAACTGCAGTGAGCACGCCAACACATTTGTCAG atattTCTACACAAGACAGATCAAATTTACACTTTCCTCGACCCCTTGCATTCTCAAGATGGCACAGGACTGGGGTGTGACAGAAGTTCAGAAGGAGGCTGCAAATCTATTCAGACAGTTTCTCCCAGAGGATCCCACCTTCCAGAGTCAAAGCTCTTTCTATGAGTATGCAGTTCATATAGGTGATGAAGCACTACAGGAAGATTGCATTCGCTACTTGGCATGGAACTGTGAGGCTCTGATCCAATCACCAACCTGGACAAATCTTTCATTTGCTCTAGTCAAAGCTCTTCTGTCTCGCCCAGACCTTGTGGTGCGTAATGAAACCTTCATCCTGAATGGACTGGAGAGATGGTCAGCAGCGAAAGGAAAAGCTACTGTCCCTGTGGACCTTCTAGAGCTTATCCGTTTCCCCCTGATACCAGCCGAGGATTTATACACACTTAGTGGCTCCCAGTACAATGCTCTGAAGTTGAAGGGGTTTCAGTTCAATTCACTGCCCCTAAAAACATTACTCCCTATCTTGAGGGAAgatgaaaatgtttacattcCCAGGATTTGCATGGACAATCCGTGGAGCACTACCTTTAACCACCACAAAGTCAAAATTTACAAGGACTTTGGTTTCTACAATCGTTATGGCGAGAAACTCAATAGCCTCACATCTAAGATCCGATCACCTGTTCATAACAGTGCCTATTTCACTTCTAACTACATGGTCTGGAAAATAAGGGTTTATATCAGTCTTGCTGAATGCTCGAGGGATGGTGTCACATGCCCCACCTTGCCGGCTGTTAGTTTGAAGGTTGAGGAAAAGAACCAAGATTTACCCCGCGAGATGGCGGGAAAGATTCAGTACAGCAATAGTCTCATTGTTCTGTGTGAAGGGGCGTATGTGATGGACGTTCATCAATTCTCTAATGGTAATGGGGAGAACTTTGTCTCTGTCCCCAGAAGCGCTGACCAAGTCTATCCATGCCACTCAGACCAGTTCTCCTACAAGGTGGTGATACGTCCTCACTACGTCACAGATTAG
- the mutyh gene encoding LOW QUALITY PROTEIN: adenine DNA glycosylase (The sequence of the model RefSeq protein was modified relative to this genomic sequence to represent the inferred CDS: inserted 1 base in 1 codon) has protein sequence MSTPEEEQANIGTVLTFLREWDRGDSRVRGRMLTAFLTRNTGRRFCDXELQFAQVSSLFLARITTWIRLTYMFGTFLGLQLKAIGIFLSASNHDQYLMEFLEDGGVLTLLDILSHSQSKEEQKAEALRLLLTVSDAGRKYKEVICESHGLKALEEFLTKSNTDETQEAAWALLESLSRGNPKYENKVYKAMISLMTCTSPKAQQRVLHTLHTVQSKMKTAHHSIVEPLLGLLRSLHLEVQDEAIHLILDLKCYDVRPLLLRGLVTLLRPNKEKLQQHQDMQESEIIKTTGSLHVFVQQAAAAKTIRLLAEDSEEVSRELLSLGVIQHLLYAMGNREHTDAQIQASLALKHFVRSFPGIEDHVQRGIGSTLFAAFMHQADTLYMSMDETQAELFLTNKVNITEELYMRCLIMSRLRSAMSQGKRAGLEMVETAKPKRKRSTTSVKEEETTDASSPRSTYHTFHDPADVELLRSQLLRWYDEEQRELPWRTLAVTESDLNIRTYAVWVSEIMLQQTQVATVIDYYNKWMKRWPTVQDLAAATLEEVNQMWAGLGYYSRGKRLHEGAQKVVSELKGQMPRTVESLLKQLPGVGRYTAAAVGSIALGQVTGAVDGNLIRVLCRLRAIGADSTSPAVTEALWSLANTLVDPERPGDFNQAMMELGARVCTPKGPLCSQCPVQSHCHSFHKVHVKQEKNSRKLLGKQDRKLSSLPDIEDCANSGTCPLCPSEPWDDALGVQNFPRKPAKKPPRVEQTLTCVVIRPGEGGEDEFLLTQRPNKGLLAGLWEFPNLLLEEKSSDLKQRRALCAQINGKLGTHLTEGLLQYVGEVVHIFSHIHQTYVVHSVCLKDADTHTQTENAQWLSRSALQEAAVSTGVKKIVKLYDSVDGQKEQTSKDGKRQRHTGTKNDKKPNSSKKAKLSSPNSGGRQLSLSSYFNKVKQEP, from the exons ATGTCAACACCGGAGGAAGAACAGGCGAACATCGGGACCGTGCTCACTTTTCTCCGGGAGTGGGACCGAGGTGACAGCAGAGTGCGCGGCCGCATGTTGACCGCCTTCCTGACCCGGAACACCGGGAGGAGGTTTTGTG CGGAGCTGCAGTTCGCTCAGGTCTCCAGCCTCTTCCTGGCCCGGATCACCACCTGGATCCGACTCAC ATACATGTTTGGGACTTTCTTGGGACTGCAGCTTAAAGCAATTGGGATTTTTCTCTCCGCATCAAACCA TGATCAGTATCTGATGGAGTTCCTGGAGGATGGAGGAGTCCTCACTCTCCTGGACATCTTGAGCCACTCTCAGAGCAAAGAGGAGCAGAAGGCTGAGGCCCTCCGCCTTCTGCTCACCGTGTCAGATGCTGGTCGCAAATACAAAGAGGTTATCTGTGAAAGCCATG GTTTGAAAGCATTAGAGGAATTCCTGACAAAGTCAAACACAGATGAAACCCAAGAGGCAGCTTGGGCCCTCCTGGAGTCTCTGTCGCGTGGAAACcccaaatatgaaaacaaagtcTACAAAGCCATGATTTCTCTCATGACTTGTACCTCTCCTAAGGCGCAGCAGCGGGTCCTGCACACCTTACACACTGTGCAG TCCAAAATGAAAACAGCCCATCACAGCATAGTAGAACCACTGCTGGGTTTGCTCAGGTCTCTGCACCTGGAGGTTCAGGATGAAg CTATACATCTGATATTGGACCTCAAGTGCTATGATGTGAGGCCGCTGCTGCTCAGGGGACTTGTGACTCTGCTGAGGCCgaataaagaaaaactgcagCAGCACCAGGATATGCAAG AGTCTGAGATAATCAAGACGACGGGatctctgcatgtgtttgtgcaacaagctgctgctgctaaaaCTATACG TTTGTTGGCTGAAGACAGTGAAGAAGTTTCTCGTGAGCTTCTCTCTCTCGGAGTGATCCAACATCTTCTGTACGCTATGGGTAACAGGGAACACACTGATGCCCAAATACAAGCCAGTCTGGCCTTAAAG CACTTCGTCCGCTCTTTCCCAGGTATTGAAGACCATGTGCAGAGAGGTATCGGCAGCACACTGTTTGCAGCTTTTATG CACCAAGCTGACACTTTGTACATGAGTATGGATGAGACACAAGCAGAACTCTTTTTAACTAATAAGGTTAACATAACTGAAG AACTGTACATGCGGTGTTTGATAATGAGCAGGTTACGTTCAGCGATGAGTCAAGGAAAGAGAGCCGGACTGGAGATGGTGGAAACAGCCAAACCAAAGCGGAAGAGGTCAACGACATCTGTGAAAGAAG AGGAGACCACAGACGCCTCCTCTCCTCGGTCCACATACCACACGTTCCATGATCCTGCAGATGTTGAGCTGCTGCGCTCTCAGCTCCTCCGCTGGTACGACgaggagcagagagagctgCCCTGGAGGACTCTG GCTGTGACAGAGTCAGACCTCAACATCAGGACATATGCAG TGTGGGTTTCAGAAATCATGCTGCAACAGACCCAAGTTGCCACAGTAATAGACTACTACAACAAATGGATGAAG CGGTGGCCCACGGTGCAGGATCTCGCTGCTGCTACTCTAGAG GAAGTGAACCAGATGTGGGCGGGTCTTGGCTACTACTCCAGAGGAAAACGACTGCATGAAGGAGCTCAAAAG GTGGTGTCAGAGCTGAAGGGGCAGATGCCTCGCACAGTGGAGAGTCTGCTGAAGCAGCTTCCTGGAGTGGGACGCTACACCGCTGCAGCTGTGGGCTCTATAGCGCTGGGTCAG GTAACCGGAGCAGTGGATGGCAACTTGATTCGGGTGCTGTGTCGCCTGCGAGCCATCGGCGCTGACAGCACGAGTCCTGCAGTAACAGAGGCTCTCTG GAGTTTAGCAAATACACTGGTGGACCCTGAGAGACCCGGGGACTTTAACCAAGCCATGATGGAGCTGGGAGCCCGAGTCTGCACCCCGAAGGGCCCGCTGTGCAGCCAGTGTCCCGTTCAGTCTCACTGCCACTCTTTCCACAAG GTCCATGTCAAACAAGAGAAGAACTCCAGGAAGCTGCTGGggaagcaggacaggaagcTGTCCAGCCTGCCTGACATAGAGGACTGTG CAAACAGCGGGACATGTCCTCTCTGTCCCTCGGAGCCCTGGGACGATGCGTTGGGTGTTCAGAACTTCCCCAGGAAGCCAGCGAAGAAGCCGCCTCGAGTCGAGCAAACTCTGACCTGTGTGGTGATCCGAcctggagagggaggggaggacgAGTTCCTGCTCACACAGAGGCCCAACAAAG GTTTGCTGGCAGGTTTATGGGAGTTTCCAAATCTTCTGCTGGAGGAGAAAAGCTCTGATCTGAAACAGAGGAGGGCGCTGTGTGCCCAGATCAATGGGAAACTGGGAACCCATCTGACAGAAGGCCTCCTCCAGTATGTGGGAGAG gtggTTCACATCTTCTCCCACATCCACCAGACCTACGTGgtccacagtgtgtgtttgaaggacgctgacacacacactcagactgaAAATGCTCAGTGGCTCAGCCGGTCCGCCTTGCAAGAAGCTGCTGTGTCCACAGGAGTGAAAAAG ATTGTGAAGCTTTATGATTCTGTCGACGGTCAAAAAGAACAAACCTCTAAG GATGGGAAAAGACAGAGGCACACCGGCACAAAGAATGACAAGAAACCAAATTCCTCCAAAAAAGCCAAACTGAGCTCACCTAACAGCGGCGGCAGACAGCTCTCTCTCAGCTCCTACTTCAACAAAGTCAAACAGGAACCTTGA